Proteins encoded within one genomic window of Leptolyngbya sp. 'hensonii':
- the hypB gene encoding hydrogenase nickel incorporation protein HypB produces MCVTCGCSDDAHVTIAHLQPETGEPASSAAATHTHVLADGTIVTHTHSHDPHPADRGSASEPAHLHAQIHRTTLTVEQNLLAKNDLIAAENRGWLKGRNTLALNLVSSPGSGKTTLLTRTIQDLQTEIPIAVIEGDQETLNDARRIQATGCPVVQINTGTGCHLEAAMVQRGLQELNPPLHAIVLIENVGNLVCPALFDLGEQAKVVILSVTEGEDKPIKYPHMFRASDVMVLTKTDLLPYVPFEVDRCLDYARQVNPQMQIFQVSAIAGTGLDAWYDWLRQTWQRLKTA; encoded by the coding sequence ATGTGTGTAACCTGTGGTTGTTCGGATGATGCTCACGTCACGATCGCCCATCTTCAACCCGAAACCGGAGAACCGGCATCATCAGCGGCAGCAACTCACACCCATGTGCTGGCCGATGGCACGATCGTCACCCATACCCACAGTCATGACCCCCATCCTGCCGATCGTGGATCTGCTTCAGAGCCTGCCCATCTGCATGCCCAGATTCACCGCACCACCCTGACCGTTGAACAGAATCTGCTGGCCAAAAATGATCTGATTGCTGCTGAGAATCGCGGTTGGTTGAAGGGACGAAACACGCTGGCCCTGAATCTTGTCAGTTCTCCCGGCTCCGGCAAAACCACCTTACTGACTCGCACCATCCAGGATTTGCAGACCGAAATTCCAATCGCTGTGATTGAGGGTGATCAGGAAACCCTGAATGATGCTCGCCGGATTCAAGCCACTGGTTGTCCCGTGGTGCAAATTAATACGGGCACAGGTTGCCATCTGGAAGCAGCCATGGTGCAGCGGGGATTGCAGGAACTGAATCCACCTTTGCACGCGATCGTGCTCATTGAGAACGTAGGAAATCTGGTGTGTCCAGCCCTGTTTGATCTGGGCGAACAGGCCAAAGTAGTGATTTTATCGGTGACAGAAGGGGAAGATAAACCGATCAAATATCCCCACATGTTTCGAGCCAGTGATGTGATGGTTCTGACCAAGACGGATTTACTACCCTATGTGCCATTTGAGGTCGATCGTTGTTTGGACTATGCCCGTCAGGTGAATCCCCAGATGCAGATTTTTCAGGTGTCCGCGATCGCAGGCACGGGCCTGGATGCCTGGTACGATTGGCTGCGCCAGACCTGGCAGAGGCTCAAAACAGCCTAG
- the hypA gene encoding hydrogenase maturation nickel metallochaperone HypA, with translation MHELGITQNIVAIAAEYAAGAKVRRVTLEIGQLSAILPDAIRFCFEVCCQGTLLEGAELEIIEIPGMGRCRHCGSTVHLDQPFGVCDCGSTDLTLTQGQELKLKELETEELCV, from the coding sequence ATGCATGAACTGGGGATTACGCAAAATATTGTGGCGATCGCTGCCGAATACGCCGCCGGGGCCAAAGTGCGGCGTGTCACCCTGGAAATTGGCCAGCTCTCGGCAATTCTGCCCGATGCGATTCGGTTTTGTTTTGAGGTCTGCTGCCAGGGCACGCTGTTAGAAGGGGCAGAGTTGGAGATTATCGAAATTCCTGGTATGGGGCGCTGTCGCCACTGTGGCTCTACCGTACACCTCGACCAACCCTTTGGTGTTTGTGATTGTGGGAGTACCGATCTGACCCTGACTCAAGGCCAGGAACTGAAATTGAAAGAACTGGAGACAGAGGAATTATGTGTGTAA
- the hypE gene encoding hydrogenase expression/formation protein HypE, whose product MTIPFPSNPSSHPLFQALDQSQHRRGRVGEDMITLSHGSGGRAMRDLIDDIFVGSFDNPILAQLEDQARLDLSVLLPLGDRLALTTDSYVVDPLFFPGGDIGVLAINGTVNDLAVSGAKPLYLTCSVILEEGLSVATLRRVVTSMKAAAIAAGVQIVTGDTKVVPRGAADKLFINTAGVGVIRSGVSCSAHHLQPGDAILINGELGNHGAAILAARGELALETEILSDCQPLHDLVDQILAVCPQVRAMRDATRGGLATVLNEFAQSSQVGIRLEERSLPVREAVRGMCELLGLDPIYLANEGKLVVVVPSDQAEAVLAAMQAHPAGREARLIGEVVAAPAGVVTMQTTFGAGRIVDMLVGEQLPRIC is encoded by the coding sequence ATGACGATCCCCTTTCCCTCGAACCCCTCTTCCCATCCCCTGTTCCAGGCTCTGGATCAGAGCCAGCATCGGCGTGGTCGAGTGGGGGAGGATATGATCACCCTTTCCCACGGGAGTGGGGGCAGGGCCATGCGGGATCTGATCGATGACATCTTTGTTGGCAGCTTCGATAATCCCATCCTGGCCCAACTGGAAGATCAGGCCCGTCTGGATCTGTCAGTTCTGCTGCCACTGGGCGATCGGCTGGCCCTGACCACCGATTCCTACGTTGTGGATCCCCTCTTCTTTCCGGGGGGCGACATTGGGGTGCTGGCCATCAACGGAACGGTGAATGACCTAGCCGTGAGTGGGGCCAAGCCCCTGTACCTGACCTGTAGCGTCATCCTGGAGGAGGGATTGTCCGTTGCGACCCTGCGTCGGGTGGTAACCAGTATGAAGGCGGCGGCGATCGCTGCCGGGGTGCAAATCGTCACCGGGGATACGAAGGTGGTGCCCAGAGGTGCTGCCGACAAGTTGTTTATCAACACCGCTGGGGTGGGGGTGATTCGATCGGGGGTGTCCTGCTCAGCCCACCATCTCCAGCCGGGGGATGCCATCCTGATTAACGGGGAACTGGGCAACCATGGGGCTGCTATTCTGGCGGCCAGGGGAGAACTGGCCCTCGAAACCGAAATCCTCAGCGACTGTCAACCGCTGCATGATCTGGTCGATCAGATTCTGGCGGTTTGTCCCCAGGTGCGGGCCATGCGGGATGCCACTCGCGGCGGATTGGCCACAGTTCTGAATGAATTCGCCCAGAGTTCGCAGGTGGGGATTCGCCTGGAGGAACGATCGCTGCCCGTGCGGGAGGCGGTGCGGGGCATGTGTGAGCTGCTGGGCCTGGACCCCATCTACCTAGCGAATGAGGGCAAACTGGTGGTGGTGGTGCCTTCCGACCAGGCAGAGGCTGTTCTGGCGGCGATGCAGGCCCATCCCGCCGGACGAGAAGCCCGCTTGATTGGGGAAGTAGTGGCGGCCCCTGCCGGAGTGGTGACGATGCAGACCACCTTCGGAGCGGGACGAATTGTGGATATGTTGGTTGGAGAGCAATTGCCACGCATTTGTTAG
- the hypD gene encoding hydrogenase formation protein HypD, with translation MKYVDEFRDPQKAQALLQEIAQLSAQIHVDRQRPLKIMEICGGHTHSIFKYGLEALLPETIELVHGPGCPVCIMPKGRLDDAIALALNPEIIFATFGDVLRVPGSQQSLLQARANGADIRMVYSPLDALSMARDNPDREVVFFAIGFETTAPSTALTVLQAAAEGLPNFSLFCNHVRVIPAMEALLDNPDLQLDGFIGPGHVSMVIGSQPYQVIADRYHKPLVVSGFEPLDILQSIWMVLRQFATGRCEVENQYSRLVQPEGNTVALNAMAQVFEVRDQFEWRGLGYLSQSGLQMRSDYAAFDAEVKFTVPGRSVADHKACQCGEILKGVLKPWQCKVFGTACTPDHPIGSCMVSSEGACAAYYKYGRFSQAGAQFQKTPVPG, from the coding sequence ATGAAATATGTAGATGAATTTCGGGACCCGCAGAAAGCGCAGGCGCTGCTCCAGGAGATTGCCCAACTCAGCGCCCAGATTCATGTCGATCGACAGCGCCCCCTCAAGATTATGGAAATCTGCGGGGGCCACACCCATTCCATCTTCAAGTATGGCCTGGAAGCATTGCTGCCAGAGACGATCGAACTGGTGCATGGTCCCGGTTGTCCCGTTTGCATCATGCCCAAAGGCCGCTTAGATGACGCGATCGCCCTGGCCCTAAATCCGGAGATTATCTTCGCCACCTTTGGGGATGTGCTGCGGGTTCCCGGCTCCCAGCAAAGCCTTCTGCAGGCCAGAGCCAACGGGGCCGACATTCGCATGGTCTATTCTCCCCTGGATGCCCTGTCCATGGCCCGCGACAATCCTGATCGGGAGGTCGTGTTCTTTGCGATCGGGTTTGAAACCACAGCTCCCAGTACTGCTTTAACGGTGTTGCAGGCCGCAGCGGAGGGCCTGCCTAACTTCAGTCTGTTCTGCAACCATGTGCGGGTGATTCCAGCGATGGAAGCCCTGCTGGATAACCCTGATTTGCAACTGGATGGCTTCATTGGTCCCGGCCATGTCAGCATGGTGATTGGCAGTCAGCCCTATCAGGTGATCGCCGATCGCTACCACAAACCCCTGGTGGTGTCTGGCTTTGAGCCGCTGGATATTTTGCAGTCGATCTGGATGGTGTTGCGCCAATTTGCGACGGGCCGCTGCGAAGTAGAGAACCAGTACAGTCGCCTGGTGCAGCCGGAGGGTAATACGGTAGCCCTGAATGCCATGGCCCAGGTGTTTGAGGTGCGGGATCAGTTTGAATGGCGGGGATTGGGCTACCTGTCCCAATCAGGGTTGCAGATGCGCTCTGACTATGCGGCCTTCGATGCGGAGGTGAAGTTCACAGTGCCGGGTCGATCGGTGGCAGACCACAAAGCCTGTCAATGTGGCGAAATTCTTAAGGGAGTCCTGAAGCCCTGGCAATGCAAGGTGTTTGGTACAGCCTGCACCCCAGACCATCCGATCGGCTCCTGCATGGTGTCCTCAGAAGGAGCCTGCGCCGCTTATTACAAGTATGGCCGCTTCTCGCAAGCGGGGGCTCAATTCCAGAAAACCCCCGTTCCCGGTTGA
- a CDS encoding HypC/HybG/HupF family hydrogenase formation chaperone — protein sequence MCLGIPGQIVEIVDVTQKLATVDVGGVKRQVNIACIVDESHPVAACVGDWVLVHVGFALNRIDAAEAAETLALLQQIAEAQGIPS from the coding sequence ATGTGTTTAGGAATTCCCGGCCAAATTGTCGAAATCGTTGATGTCACCCAAAAGCTGGCTACTGTCGATGTAGGCGGAGTAAAACGGCAGGTCAACATTGCCTGTATTGTGGATGAGAGCCATCCTGTGGCAGCCTGCGTCGGCGATTGGGTGCTGGTGCATGTGGGCTTTGCCCTCAACCGCATTGATGCCGCCGAAGCCGCAGAAACCCTGGCGTTATTGCAACAGATTGCCGAAGCCCAGGGCATCCCCAGTTGA
- the hypF gene encoding carbamoyltransferase HypF, with product MTLIPLPETIPPLADADQASGKEVAEAIRVRGTVQGVGFRPTVYRLAKACHLRGEVCNDGQGVLIQVAGRPDALERFIHQIRAECPPLAKIEAIDRTLLTEPLPHRDFTITQSHSTAIHTGITPDAATCPQCRAEIFDPLSRWYRYPFTNCTHCGPRLSIVRAIPYDRRHTSMAGFPLCPDCDREYGDVDNRRFHAQPIACPVCGPRAWLERSDGRPMTASMASMLDEVDAVCTLLQKGEIVAIKGMGGFHLACDATNAAAVQNLRDRKHRDHKPFALMARDLAVIEQYCLISSLERTLLESPAAPIVLLPQRSDPNPGATPIALEVAPGVNTLGFMLPYTPLHHLILSRMNRPIVLTSGNLANDPQCIENDEARTKLGAIADYFLLHDRPIVNRVDDSVVRVVADRVQVLRRARGYAPAPIQLPAGFEQAPAILAMGSELKNTFALLHYGQAILSQHLGDLEQATAFTAYQQTLNLYLQLFEHHPTAIAVDLHPDYLSSKLGQDLAIANGLSLHAIQHHHAHVAACMAENQLPLNTAPVLGIALDGLGYGEDGTIWGGEFLLADYRRFQRLGCFKPVAMLGGALAIAQPWRNTYAHLLAAFPWDDLQSAYGALELVAFLEQQPRSLLHQMLAQGINAPLASSCGRLFDAVAAALGLCRVASYEGQGAIALESLAVEWLASGQATPWPYPFTIMDQSALKILEPHPMWQALLTDLQQGMEPGKIAARFHLGLGIAIAQMVTTLRQQQEFIQVALTGGVFQNRLLLQQVSQHLTAAGFIVLTHSQVPPNDGGLALGQVAIAAARSLSEG from the coding sequence ATGACCTTAATACCATTGCCTGAGACAATTCCCCCCCTGGCTGATGCCGATCAGGCGTCTGGGAAAGAGGTTGCTGAAGCCATTCGGGTTCGAGGGACTGTGCAAGGGGTGGGCTTTCGTCCTACGGTGTATCGGTTGGCCAAAGCCTGCCACCTGCGGGGTGAGGTCTGCAACGATGGTCAGGGGGTGCTGATTCAGGTGGCGGGCCGTCCAGACGCCTTGGAGAGGTTCATTCACCAGATCCGGGCAGAATGTCCCCCCCTGGCAAAGATTGAGGCGATCGATCGCACCCTCCTGACCGAACCTCTACCGCACCGGGATTTCACCATCACCCAGAGTCACAGCACAGCCATCCACACCGGCATCACCCCCGACGCGGCCACCTGTCCCCAATGCAGAGCCGAGATCTTCGACCCCCTCAGCCGCTGGTATCGCTATCCCTTCACTAATTGCACCCACTGCGGTCCCCGGCTGAGCATTGTCCGGGCGATTCCTTACGATCGTCGCCACACCAGCATGGCCGGATTTCCCCTCTGCCCGGACTGTGACCGGGAATACGGGGATGTGGACAATCGCCGCTTCCATGCCCAGCCGATCGCCTGTCCTGTCTGTGGCCCCAGGGCCTGGTTGGAGCGATCGGATGGTCGCCCGATGACCGCCTCCATGGCTTCCATGCTGGATGAGGTGGATGCGGTCTGTACCCTGCTCCAGAAGGGTGAAATTGTTGCCATTAAAGGCATGGGGGGCTTTCATCTGGCCTGTGATGCCACGAATGCAGCAGCAGTACAGAACTTACGCGATCGCAAACATCGAGATCACAAGCCCTTTGCCCTGATGGCCCGAGATCTGGCGGTGATTGAGCAGTACTGCTTGATCTCGTCTCTGGAAAGAACCCTGTTGGAGAGTCCAGCGGCTCCCATCGTCCTGCTGCCGCAACGTTCAGATCCCAACCCGGGGGCTACCCCGATTGCACTGGAGGTAGCCCCTGGCGTCAACACCCTGGGCTTCATGCTGCCCTACACACCCCTACACCACCTGATCCTGTCCCGGATGAACCGCCCGATCGTCCTCACCAGCGGCAATCTGGCCAATGATCCCCAGTGCATTGAGAATGACGAGGCCCGGACCAAGCTGGGGGCCATTGCCGATTACTTTTTGCTTCACGATCGCCCGATCGTCAATCGGGTGGATGATTCGGTGGTGCGAGTGGTGGCCGATCGGGTGCAGGTACTCCGACGGGCACGCGGCTATGCCCCGGCTCCCATTCAGCTTCCAGCAGGCTTTGAGCAGGCTCCAGCGATTCTGGCCATGGGGAGTGAGTTGAAAAACACCTTTGCTTTGCTGCACTATGGGCAGGCGATTCTGTCCCAGCATCTAGGGGATCTGGAGCAGGCCACTGCCTTTACCGCTTATCAGCAGACCCTGAATCTGTATTTGCAGTTGTTTGAGCATCACCCAACGGCGATCGCCGTGGATTTGCATCCGGACTATCTTTCCAGCAAGCTGGGGCAGGATCTGGCGATCGCCAATGGCCTTTCCCTGCACGCGATTCAGCATCATCATGCCCATGTGGCCGCCTGCATGGCCGAAAATCAACTACCTCTGAATACGGCTCCTGTGCTGGGCATTGCCCTGGATGGGCTGGGCTATGGTGAGGATGGCACAATCTGGGGTGGGGAATTTTTGCTGGCGGATTACCGCCGATTCCAGCGACTGGGCTGTTTCAAACCTGTCGCCATGCTGGGGGGTGCCTTGGCGATCGCACAGCCCTGGCGCAATACCTATGCCCATCTCCTGGCCGCATTCCCCTGGGACGATCTGCAATCCGCCTATGGGGCCTTGGAACTCGTTGCTTTTCTGGAACAGCAACCCCGATCGCTGCTGCATCAGATGCTGGCCCAGGGGATCAACGCCCCCTTGGCCTCCTCCTGCGGTCGTCTGTTTGATGCTGTGGCGGCAGCTCTGGGCCTCTGTCGGGTGGCCAGTTACGAGGGCCAGGGCGCGATCGCCTTAGAGAGCCTTGCTGTAGAATGGCTGGCATCCGGACAGGCCACCCCATGGCCTTATCCCTTTACGATTATGGATCAGTCCGCTCTGAAGATTCTGGAACCCCATCCCATGTGGCAGGCTTTGCTGACGGATTTGCAGCAAGGGATGGAACCAGGGAAGATCGCGGCTCGGTTCCATCTGGGCTTGGGGATTGCGATCGCTCAGATGGTCACTACCCTGCGCCAGCAGCAGGAATTTATCCAGGTGGCCCTGACGGGTGGGGTATTTCAGAATCGGCTGTTACTGCAACAGGTCAGCCAGCACCTGACTGCTGCCGGATTCATCGTCTTGACCCACAGCCAGGTTCCTCCCAATGATGGGGGGCTGGCCCTGGGCCAAGTCGCGATCGCGGCGGCCCGCTCCCTCTCAGAGGGATAA
- a CDS encoding pentapeptide repeat-containing protein → MSVQDILKRYATGERSFQRVHLQEVELMNANLGGADLSFADLRQSRMGKTNFSQASLREANLSEAILWGTDLSEADLYRANLREADLTGARLIQAHLDEANLMKASLCGAILSQAKLAHVILYEADLRPSLDQRTDLSYADLSGADLSYADLGGVLLHHANLDGAKLCRANLSQRLQLADLIADLTAASLQGADLSYADLSGAILHKANLRGADLSGTLLTGTNLQGAIMPDGTIHA, encoded by the coding sequence ATGTCTGTACAGGATATTCTGAAACGCTATGCCACCGGGGAGCGAAGCTTTCAGCGGGTGCATCTGCAAGAAGTTGAGCTGATGAATGCCAATTTGGGAGGTGCAGATTTAAGTTTTGCCGATCTGCGTCAATCCCGCATGGGCAAAACGAACTTCAGTCAGGCCAGCCTCCGGGAAGCGAACTTGAGCGAAGCCATCCTCTGGGGTACCGATCTGAGTGAAGCCGATCTGTATCGGGCCAACCTGAGAGAAGCAGATTTGACGGGAGCCCGGTTAATTCAGGCCCATCTGGATGAAGCCAATTTGATGAAAGCCAGTTTGTGTGGCGCAATTTTAAGTCAGGCCAAACTCGCCCATGTCATTCTGTATGAAGCGGATCTGCGGCCCAGCCTGGATCAGCGCACCGATTTGAGCTACGCCGACCTGAGTGGGGCCGATTTGAGTTATGCCGACTTGGGGGGCGTTTTATTGCACCATGCCAACCTGGATGGAGCCAAGTTATGTCGGGCCAACCTGAGTCAGCGGTTACAACTGGCCGATCTGATTGCTGACCTGACTGCTGCCAGCCTTCAGGGGGCAGACCTGAGCTATGCGGATTTGAGCGGAGCCATCTTACACAAGGCCAATCTGCGGGGCGCAGACCTGAGCGGCACCCTGCTGACTGGTACTAATCTGCAGGGGGCGATCATGCCCGATGGCACGATTCACGCCTGA
- the acsF gene encoding magnesium-protoporphyrin IX monomethyl ester (oxidative) cyclase codes for MVNALPKTAVKEPKPGIKAPAQETVLTPRFYTTDFEATANLDLSAQDKELKAMLAEMQADYNRHHFVRDESFQQSWEHIDGEGRRAFIEYLERSCISEFSGFLLFKELSRKLKGRSPLLAEIFHLMARDEARHAGFLNKCMGDFGVSLDLADVTKNRSYTFFPIEWVLYTVYLSEKIGYWRYILIYRHLQKHPENQFYPLFRYFESWCQDENRHGDIFKALIRSQPQLWNNWKARLWSRFFLLTVFVTHSLTVHERASFYDQLGLDATEFDAAVVRNTNETSARAFPSILNTDHPDFFPLLRQCADNNLKLSEIESTSQPQPIKWLRKLPLIAGIGWNFLRLFLLPSIDAEALRGTVR; via the coding sequence ATGGTTAACGCGCTGCCCAAAACTGCCGTAAAAGAACCAAAGCCCGGTATTAAGGCTCCTGCCCAAGAGACGGTTTTAACGCCCCGGTTCTACACGACAGACTTTGAAGCTACTGCCAACCTGGATCTCTCAGCTCAGGACAAGGAATTGAAGGCTATGCTGGCAGAAATGCAGGCCGACTATAACCGGCATCACTTTGTGCGGGATGAGTCCTTCCAGCAGTCCTGGGAGCATATTGATGGAGAAGGTCGCCGCGCTTTCATTGAGTATCTAGAACGCTCCTGTATTTCAGAATTCTCTGGGTTCTTACTGTTCAAAGAGTTGTCTCGGAAGCTGAAAGGGCGCAGTCCCCTTCTGGCGGAGATCTTTCATCTGATGGCTCGGGATGAAGCTCGCCACGCCGGATTCCTAAACAAGTGCATGGGCGACTTTGGGGTGTCTCTGGACCTGGCCGATGTGACCAAAAACCGGAGTTACACTTTCTTCCCGATCGAGTGGGTACTTTATACTGTTTATCTATCCGAAAAAATTGGCTACTGGCGGTACATTCTGATCTATCGCCATTTGCAAAAGCATCCAGAGAACCAGTTCTATCCCCTCTTCCGGTATTTCGAGAGCTGGTGTCAGGACGAAAACCGTCATGGGGATATCTTCAAGGCTCTGATCCGCTCCCAACCGCAACTCTGGAATAACTGGAAAGCCCGTCTCTGGAGCCGGTTCTTCCTCCTAACCGTGTTTGTGACCCACAGTTTGACAGTGCATGAACGGGCCAGTTTCTATGACCAACTGGGGTTGGATGCCACCGAATTTGATGCCGCTGTTGTTCGCAATACGAATGAAACCTCTGCTCGGGCCTTTCCCAGCATTCTGAATACGGACCATCCAGACTTCTTCCCGTTGCTGCGTCAATGTGCAGACAACAACCTGAAGCTGTCTGAAATCGAAAGCACCTCCCAGCCGCAACCGATCAAGTGGCTCCGTAAGTTGCCCCTGATTGCAGGTATTGGCTGGAATTTTCTCCGGTTGTTCCTGTTGCCGTCGATCGATGCTGAAGCCCTGCGGGGAACCGTGCGATAA
- a CDS encoding heme oxygenase (biliverdin-producing), translated as MSSLLANRLREGTAHSHTAAENTAFMKCFLKGIVERVPFRKLLADLYFVYSALEEEFKRHQEHAIVGQLYFPELNRKANLERDLAFYYGEDWKAQIVLSPAGQVYVDRIRTLSSTNPVLLIAHAYTRYMGDLSGGQALKNIVRSALDLPATEGTAFYEFEQIAGPEARRSFKEKYRQALDSLVLEESTIQAIVEEANQAFTLNRDVVHELEEDVKAVIGEHVFDLITRQNKPGSTEPPHGRPGVPEPEYSI; from the coding sequence ATGAGCAGTCTCTTAGCCAACCGCCTGCGAGAAGGCACCGCCCATTCCCACACAGCCGCCGAAAATACGGCCTTTATGAAATGCTTTCTCAAGGGTATTGTGGAGCGGGTTCCTTTTCGTAAACTGCTTGCCGATCTGTATTTTGTATATAGCGCCCTGGAAGAGGAATTTAAACGCCATCAGGAGCATGCGATCGTGGGTCAGTTATACTTCCCAGAATTAAATCGTAAAGCAAATCTGGAGCGCGACCTGGCTTTTTACTATGGCGAGGACTGGAAGGCACAAATTGTCCTGTCTCCCGCAGGTCAGGTGTATGTCGATCGCATTCGCACCCTGTCCAGCACCAATCCGGTCCTCCTGATTGCCCATGCCTACACCCGCTACATGGGAGATTTGTCGGGGGGACAGGCCCTGAAGAACATTGTCCGCTCAGCGCTGGATTTGCCCGCCACTGAAGGAACGGCTTTCTATGAGTTTGAGCAGATTGCGGGTCCAGAAGCTCGCCGCAGTTTCAAAGAAAAATATCGTCAGGCACTGGACTCCCTAGTTTTAGAGGAAAGCACGATTCAAGCCATTGTAGAGGAGGCGAATCAGGCTTTCACCCTGAATCGGGATGTGGTGCATGAACTGGAGGAAGATGTCAAAGCCGTGATCGGGGAGCATGTGTTTGACCTGATCACCCGGCAGAACAAACCTGGCAGCACCGAACCCCCCCATGGTCGTCCTGGTGTTCCAGAGCCGGAGTACAGCATCTAA
- the hemN gene encoding oxygen-independent coproporphyrinogen III oxidase produces the protein MHVLPQTVKFDADLLTKYDQPVPRYTSYPPATQLKEDFGEIDFRTSIAVGNYKNIPLSLYCHIPFCDSPCYFCGCNTVITQRKEFSEPYLNYLKRNIGQIAELMSANRRVHQLHWGGGTPNYLSLHQVEDLWNCLSHHFHFNDQAEISIEVNPRTLDRNYIFFLKNLGFNRISFGIQDFNPQVQEAVNRIQPEVMLFQAMEWMREAGFESINVDLIYGLPYQNLDTFRETVEKTIQLNPDRIAVFNFAYVPWMKPVQRLISQETLPPAAEKLKILQMSIEELTSHGYVFIGMDHFAKPNDELSIAQREGQLHRNFQGYTTQPESDLLGFGMTSISMLHDVYVQNHKRLKTFYQAIEDGQLPIERGVALHRDDIVRRTIIMELMCQFQLSKDDIEEKYHLHFDLDFEEYFSQEQAQLHALEADGLIEISPNYIEVKPAGRLLIRNIASAFDTYLKTQQVEKFSKAV, from the coding sequence ATGCACGTCTTGCCCCAAACCGTCAAATTTGATGCTGACCTGCTCACCAAATATGATCAACCGGTTCCCCGCTACACTAGCTATCCACCCGCCACTCAATTAAAAGAAGATTTCGGTGAAATTGACTTTAGGACCTCGATCGCAGTCGGTAATTATAAAAACATCCCCCTGTCGCTCTACTGCCATATTCCGTTTTGCGATAGCCCCTGCTACTTCTGTGGCTGCAATACGGTCATCACCCAGCGCAAGGAGTTTTCTGAACCTTATCTGAATTACCTTAAGCGCAATATTGGCCAGATTGCGGAGCTGATGAGTGCCAATCGGCGAGTGCACCAACTCCACTGGGGTGGGGGAACACCCAACTACCTGTCCCTGCATCAGGTGGAAGACCTCTGGAACTGCCTCAGCCATCATTTCCATTTCAACGACCAGGCGGAGATTTCGATCGAGGTGAATCCCCGAACACTGGATCGCAACTATATTTTCTTCCTGAAGAATCTGGGCTTTAACCGCATCAGCTTTGGCATTCAGGACTTTAATCCCCAGGTGCAGGAAGCGGTCAACCGCATTCAACCAGAGGTCATGCTCTTCCAGGCAATGGAATGGATGCGCGAAGCTGGGTTTGAAAGTATCAACGTCGATCTGATCTATGGTCTGCCCTACCAGAACCTGGATACCTTCCGGGAAACCGTGGAAAAAACCATCCAGTTGAATCCCGATCGGATTGCCGTGTTCAACTTTGCCTACGTACCCTGGATGAAGCCTGTGCAACGGCTGATTTCCCAGGAGACCCTGCCTCCAGCAGCCGAGAAACTGAAAATTTTGCAAATGTCGATCGAGGAATTGACCTCCCACGGCTATGTCTTCATTGGCATGGATCACTTTGCCAAACCCAATGATGAACTGTCGATCGCTCAGCGAGAAGGGCAGCTCCACCGAAACTTCCAGGGCTATACCACCCAACCGGAATCAGACTTGCTGGGCTTTGGTATGACCTCCATCAGCATGCTGCACGATGTGTATGTCCAGAACCATAAGCGGTTAAAGACGTTCTATCAGGCAATCGAGGACGGTCAGTTGCCGATCGAGCGGGGTGTGGCCCTCCATCGGGATGACATTGTCCGTCGCACCATCATCATGGAATTGATGTGCCAGTTCCAACTCTCCAAGGATGACATCGAAGAGAAGTATCACCTCCACTTTGACCTCGACTTTGAGGAGTACTTCAGCCAGGAACAGGCCCAACTCCATGCCCTGGAAGCAGATGGATTGATTGAAATTTCTCCTAATTATATCGAGGTCAAACCCGCTGGCCGGTTGTTGATTCGCAATATTGCTTCTGCGTTTGATACTTACCTCAAAACCCAGCAGGTCGAGAAGTTTTCCAAAGCCGTGTAA